A region from the Candidatus Effluviviaceae Genus I sp. genome encodes:
- a CDS encoding glycosyltransferase family 39 protein translates to MHARAERHTGRMGSAVEAQGRVLGRGRPHPLLVLLLAAAFAWTAGTTELGLKSIDDCRYARKGLEMMRSGSFFDATWGGRPDFSYPPLQFWLIGRSMAVFGPNDFAARFPSLVMALGTVAVTFWIGCLTLGRRAALAGVALLALTPMFSNHARRCMIDLPLGFWTTTACLVFLLGLRRPRLLALFAVPLGAALLTKGPLGLFALLVLPAALASARLRPALRSPWLWIGLAAGLLAGASWPIHEALRHGSAFMREHFGATVFWRVFGKVPLPRESPSAFRLLWTQYQPLTVLAAAGLGLLLWVRRRTRGDVSDLLVAWVVVPLVAVSLSRWRDPRYLYPILPALALLSGHALIRLARPLASAVAAWLAPALLVACGVAYWVSPGAISTAPNAQYKAFSPVARAELPSGALVPFIGGRDGDFWEVENIGMWYWDIQPEPPCSPAAAVERARSRGHNALLVQRGRLGGLDSLGVAYEVPFEARFSLVRLAESGSP, encoded by the coding sequence ATGCACGCACGCGCAGAGCGGCACACTGGCAGGATGGGATCGGCTGTCGAGGCGCAAGGCCGCGTTCTCGGACGGGGCCGGCCGCACCCCCTTCTCGTGCTCCTGCTCGCGGCCGCCTTCGCCTGGACCGCCGGCACGACCGAGCTGGGCCTCAAGTCCATCGACGACTGCCGCTACGCGCGCAAGGGCCTCGAGATGATGCGGAGCGGGAGCTTCTTCGATGCGACCTGGGGAGGCCGTCCCGATTTCTCCTATCCGCCGCTCCAGTTCTGGCTCATCGGGCGCTCGATGGCGGTCTTCGGGCCGAACGACTTCGCGGCGCGGTTCCCGTCGCTGGTCATGGCGCTCGGCACCGTGGCGGTGACCTTCTGGATCGGCTGCCTGACGCTGGGACGAAGGGCCGCGCTCGCCGGGGTGGCGCTCCTCGCGCTCACGCCCATGTTCAGCAACCATGCGCGACGGTGCATGATCGACCTCCCGCTGGGGTTCTGGACGACGACCGCGTGCCTCGTGTTCCTTCTGGGACTCAGGCGACCGAGGCTCCTTGCGCTCTTCGCGGTGCCGCTCGGGGCGGCGCTCCTCACGAAGGGCCCGCTCGGGCTCTTCGCGCTTCTCGTGCTCCCGGCGGCGCTCGCGAGCGCCCGCCTACGGCCGGCCCTGCGAAGCCCGTGGCTGTGGATCGGACTTGCCGCCGGTCTCCTGGCCGGCGCATCGTGGCCGATCCACGAGGCGCTGCGCCACGGCAGCGCGTTCATGCGGGAGCACTTCGGGGCCACCGTGTTCTGGCGTGTCTTCGGCAAGGTGCCCCTGCCGCGCGAGTCCCCGAGCGCCTTCCGCCTCCTCTGGACGCAGTACCAGCCGCTCACCGTCCTGGCGGCCGCGGGCCTCGGGCTTCTGCTCTGGGTGCGGCGTCGGACGCGAGGCGACGTCTCCGACCTCCTCGTTGCCTGGGTCGTCGTCCCCCTCGTCGCCGTCTCCCTGTCGAGGTGGCGTGATCCCCGCTACCTCTATCCCATCCTCCCCGCGCTCGCGCTCCTCTCCGGTCATGCGCTCATCAGGCTCGCGAGGCCTCTGGCGAGCGCGGTCGCCGCATGGCTCGCCCCCGCGCTCCTCGTCGCCTGCGGCGTGGCGTATTGGGTTTCGCCCGGCGCGATCAGCACCGCCCCGAACGCGCAGTACAAGGCGTTCTCCCCGGTGGCGCGCGCGGAGCTCCCGAGTGGAGCGCTCGTGCCCTTCATCGGGGGCCGCGATGGGGACTTCTGGGAGGTGGAGAACATCGGGATGTGGTACTGGGACATCCAGCCGGAACCGCCGTGCTCGCCTGCCGCGGCGGTCGAGCGGGCGCGGTCGAGGGGCCACAACGCGCTCCTCGTCCAGAGAGGCAGGCTGGGCGGCCTCGACTCGCTTGGCGTCGCGTACGAAGTGCCCTTCGAGGCGCGATTCTCCCTCGTGAGACTCGCAGAATCCGGGAGTCCGTGA